Proteins encoded in a region of the Candidatus Nanosynbacter sp. HMT-352 genome:
- a CDS encoding M48 family metallopeptidase — MYNAVSQNKRNTIVIMSVFVIIIGIIGLFIGAATDSYSLALIIFICAMLYAWLQYFIAGKLAMMMTGAQEISKNDAPELWRVVENLSIASGMPMPKVYIIDDPAPNAFATGRDPNHAIVGATTGLLDIMDKRELEAVMAHEMSHVRNYDIRVSMIAFGLVSAIGLFADLALRIMFYSDDRDRDVNPIVYALGLIVVILAPLLATITQLAVSRQREYLADASGVLLTRDTEGLASALEKLRQYGRPMQKQSSSTANLFMNNPLRPGFFSKLFSTHPPLEDRIARLRNNATKM, encoded by the coding sequence ATGTACAATGCAGTTTCTCAAAACAAACGCAACACAATAGTAATTATGTCTGTGTTTGTAATAATTATTGGAATTATTGGTTTATTTATTGGTGCGGCAACTGATAGCTATTCATTGGCGCTCATTATTTTTATATGTGCAATGTTATATGCTTGGCTGCAGTATTTCATAGCTGGCAAGTTGGCTATGATGATGACTGGCGCTCAGGAAATTAGTAAAAATGACGCTCCTGAACTTTGGCGAGTGGTGGAAAATTTGTCTATCGCTTCTGGCATGCCGATGCCGAAAGTCTATATTATCGATGATCCAGCTCCAAACGCTTTTGCGACTGGTCGCGACCCGAATCATGCCATCGTTGGCGCAACTACTGGGCTTTTAGACATTATGGACAAGCGTGAGCTGGAGGCAGTTATGGCGCATGAAATGAGCCATGTGCGAAATTACGACATCCGCGTGAGTATGATTGCTTTTGGTCTGGTTAGTGCGATTGGTCTATTTGCAGATTTGGCACTTAGAATAATGTTTTATAGTGACGACCGTGATAGGGACGTCAATCCTATTGTTTATGCTCTCGGGTTGATCGTGGTTATATTGGCGCCGCTTTTGGCGACAATAACCCAGTTGGCAGTCAGTAGGCAGCGTGAATATCTGGCGGATGCTTCAGGGGTGCTATTGACGCGAGACACTGAAGGGTTAGCAAGCGCGCTGGAGAAATTGCGCCAATACGGTAGACCAATGCAAAAACAAAGTTCTTCTACTGCCAATTTGTTTATGAATAATCCTTTGAGGCCCGGATTTTTCTCGAAACTATTTAGCACTCATCCACCACTGGAAGATAGAATTGCAAGGTTGAGAAATAACGCAACAAAGATGTAA
- a CDS encoding LemA family protein — MSPLVIVLIVTVVVLLVLVGVVIGAYNGLVVLRNRVEEAWSDITVQLKRRTDLIPNLVNSVKGYATHEKEVFEKVAEARSAIMNAGSVAETAKAENALEGALKSLFAVSEAYPELKANENFLQLQQELVDTEDKIQAARRFYNGGVRDLNTKIQTFPTNIIAGMFGFQAKEFFDVEDRASVENPVEVKF; from the coding sequence ATGAGTCCATTGGTAATTGTACTTATTGTTACAGTGGTAGTTTTATTAGTACTCGTAGGAGTTGTAATCGGTGCGTACAATGGTTTAGTTGTGTTGCGCAACCGCGTAGAAGAGGCATGGAGCGACATTACTGTTCAGCTAAAGCGCCGAACTGATTTGATTCCAAATTTGGTCAATTCAGTAAAAGGCTACGCTACACATGAAAAAGAAGTGTTTGAGAAGGTTGCAGAAGCTCGTTCAGCAATTATGAATGCCGGCAGCGTGGCTGAAACCGCTAAGGCTGAAAATGCCTTAGAGGGTGCATTGAAGAGCTTGTTTGCTGTGTCTGAGGCTTATCCAGAATTGAAGGCTAATGAAAATTTCTTGCAATTGCAACAAGAATTGGTTGACACTGAGGATAAAATCCAAGCAGCTCGCCGATTCTACAACGGTGGCGTTCGCGACCTGAATACGAAGATCCAGACTTTCCCAACAAATATAATCGCAGGAATGTTTGGCTTCCAGGCTAAGGAATTCTTCGATGTTGAGGATCGTGCAAGTGTCGAAAATCCAGTTGAAGTAAAGTTCTAA
- a CDS encoding peptide ABC transporter substrate-binding protein → MRSDNSSWNRFARLKVSSKDVNKRLRKIEKGSLRHAHKFVTSRLDRLSNVRRRVSVWIILVLVMIGASAVQWHISRNSFTTMAYTSGGSYSEGVLGPLENLNPIFAKTNAEKSAAKLLFSSLYRYDSTGNIKADMADSVSVNDKETEYTVKLKKGLKWSDGQDLTADDVIFTLKLLANPEVGAEISGWKSIKFEKASDDSVKFILPSSYSPFVHALTFPIIPKHILKDVRPSNLREHDFNKSPISSGPFAFRLLQNVTSDGSKKILYLQSNSDYHGGAPKLDRFQLYAYSTQDDIAKSLRTREITGTPELIYNDQSAEIKSMYSAESHSLNNGVYALFNNNSQFLRSKVVRQALSLSVDTSKLRQSLSLSTEELSGPTLNKFLGKSPNSSSYDIKKAKSLLEAEGWKSVNNVRQKGNDKLRLNVVVLKNSNYEKVARYLAQVWHDELNIESDIKVVDPSDATQNILQTVLQPRNFDVLVYELSLGGDPDVYAYWHSSQATNNGLNFSNYNNAIADDALASGRSKISAKQRADRYAKFTAIWQADAPAIALYQPKFDYIHTRNVKALGVNTEVVNPVDRYVDVQYWATEKKSVYKTP, encoded by the coding sequence TTGAGATCGGATAATTCGTCATGGAATCGTTTTGCGCGGCTAAAAGTTTCCAGCAAAGATGTCAATAAGCGTCTGCGCAAGATTGAAAAGGGAAGCTTGCGCCATGCGCATAAATTCGTGACATCCAGGTTAGATCGTTTGTCTAATGTGCGACGTCGAGTTTCTGTATGGATTATTCTAGTGTTAGTGATGATTGGCGCTAGTGCTGTGCAGTGGCATATTTCTCGCAATTCTTTCACGACAATGGCGTACACTTCTGGCGGATCATATTCTGAGGGTGTGCTGGGTCCTTTGGAAAACTTAAATCCGATTTTCGCAAAAACCAATGCTGAAAAATCCGCCGCGAAATTGCTATTCTCAAGTTTGTATCGATATGACTCAACGGGCAATATAAAGGCTGACATGGCGGATAGCGTCAGTGTGAACGATAAAGAAACTGAATATACAGTTAAGTTGAAGAAGGGCTTGAAGTGGTCGGACGGACAAGATTTAACGGCGGATGATGTAATTTTTACATTGAAACTATTAGCGAATCCAGAAGTTGGAGCTGAGATATCTGGCTGGAAATCTATAAAATTCGAGAAGGCGTCTGACGATTCAGTGAAGTTCATCTTGCCGTCATCATATTCGCCGTTTGTCCATGCTTTGACATTCCCGATTATCCCTAAGCATATATTAAAAGACGTTAGACCGTCGAATTTACGTGAACATGATTTTAATAAATCGCCTATATCTAGCGGTCCATTCGCCTTTAGATTGCTACAGAATGTAACTAGTGATGGTAGTAAAAAGATACTATATCTACAATCAAATAGTGATTATCATGGAGGCGCTCCCAAGCTAGACAGATTCCAACTGTATGCCTATTCGACGCAGGATGATATTGCGAAAAGTTTGCGTACGCGAGAAATTACAGGAACTCCAGAATTGATTTACAACGATCAATCCGCCGAGATAAAATCTATGTATTCAGCAGAATCACATTCTTTGAATAACGGAGTTTACGCATTATTTAATAACAATAGTCAGTTCTTACGATCGAAAGTGGTTCGTCAAGCTTTGTCGCTCAGTGTTGATACGTCCAAATTACGCCAATCTTTGTCATTGTCTACGGAAGAATTATCTGGCCCAACGCTTAACAAATTCCTAGGAAAAAGTCCAAATTCTTCTAGCTATGATATTAAAAAAGCGAAATCTCTACTCGAGGCTGAGGGCTGGAAGAGTGTAAATAATGTTCGTCAGAAGGGGAATGATAAGTTAAGACTCAACGTGGTCGTTTTGAAGAATAGTAATTACGAAAAGGTTGCCAGGTATTTGGCTCAAGTTTGGCATGATGAACTGAATATAGAATCGGATATTAAGGTTGTCGATCCAAGTGATGCCACTCAAAATATTCTTCAGACGGTTTTACAGCCCCGTAACTTTGATGTTTTGGTTTACGAACTTTCGTTAGGTGGTGACCCTGATGTTTACGCCTATTGGCACTCTTCGCAGGCAACTAATAATGGCTTGAATTTCTCCAATTATAATAATGCTATAGCTGATGATGCCTTGGCGAGCGGTCGATCTAAAATCTCGGCAAAGCAACGCGCTGATCGTTATGCGAAGTTCACTGCCATTTGGCAAGCGGACGCCCCAGCGATTGCCTTGTATCAGCCGAAATTTGACTATATTCATACTCGAAACGTTAAAGCCCTAGGTGTAAATACTGAAGTTGTTAATCCTGTCGATCGTTATGTAGATGTTCAATATTGGGCGACAGAGAAAAAGTCCGTTTACAAAACCCCGTAA
- the secG gene encoding preprotein translocase subunit SecG, which produces MSIDTILPYVTLGSAVLMIIAILLQQRGASLGAGFGSSGELFTTRRGFDKNLFDVTIVFAVIFVLSILASMILPGLQK; this is translated from the coding sequence ATGTCAATTGATACAATTTTACCGTACGTGACACTGGGGTCTGCTGTACTAATGATTATCGCAATTTTGTTACAGCAGCGAGGTGCAAGCTTGGGGGCAGGGTTTGGCTCATCTGGGGAATTATTCACTACTCGCCGCGGATTTGATAAAAACTTGTTTGACGTAACTATTGTTTTTGCGGTGATTTTTGTGCTATCGATTTTGGCAAGTATGATTTTGCCGGGATTGCAAAAATAG
- a CDS encoding phage holin family protein, with protein MKRQFATFLIRLILNSVGIWVAVRLLGNETPGATSAWTFMVAGLIFSVVNSVLKPIVTILALPAILLTLGLFTLIVNGFMVYISLALAPGISMTFSHSIIAGIILSLVNYIISSALVLQREEKE; from the coding sequence ATGAAAAGACAATTTGCAACGTTTTTGATTCGGCTGATTCTTAACTCGGTAGGTATTTGGGTTGCGGTGCGGCTACTTGGAAATGAAACTCCGGGTGCAACTTCTGCGTGGACGTTTATGGTGGCGGGGTTGATATTTTCGGTAGTGAATAGTGTATTGAAGCCAATCGTTACAATTCTAGCTCTACCAGCAATTCTATTGACATTGGGGCTGTTTACTCTAATTGTAAATGGTTTTATGGTTTATATTTCATTAGCCTTGGCACCAGGAATTTCTATGACTTTTTCGCATTCAATTATTGCCGGGATTATATTGAGTTTGGTAAACTATATTATAAGTAGTGCGCTGGTTTTGCAGCGAGAAGAAAAGGAGTAG
- a CDS encoding helix-hairpin-helix domain-containing protein yields MNQALQAKLKTLPRTPGVYFHKSASGEVIYVGKAAVLKNRVRQYFQDSRGRDNKTMALVAEIFDTDWIETESEVDALFLESEMIKRYMPRYNVLLRDDKSQMYVRIDMKSDWPTVSFTRNPADDGADYFGPFYNGFALKKALRYLRRIFPYLTRQRRPGQSKLDEDLGLSPKISDGSDAYKAGLRKLISYIKGNRKAIAVELERDMKTAAGLHDFERAASLRNKLHAMQELQRRVMFGDKEFLDISKDKALADLAKLLGLRNIPVRIEGYDISHMNGRQVVASMVVFTNGASDRAEYRKFKVGEKNDDTGNMYEVIFRRLGERNIKSWGRPDLLLIDGGKGQLSAAIKARDERGIKLPIISIAKREEEIIIHKTGSQIDVARIEELQKSIHQDVSIHEDNDVYVVNLHPTQRNAGSHSKNLRGSAIDDGSSRDNFTKSSIATTDIVKLFQRIRDESHRFAVSYHTALKRQNQTKNQLEKIPGIGPKTRAKLLRKFGSVKKIIEADYVELQAEVGAKKADLIKRLS; encoded by the coding sequence ATGAATCAAGCATTGCAAGCCAAGCTAAAAACTTTGCCGCGAACGCCCGGTGTTTATTTTCATAAGTCGGCGAGCGGCGAGGTAATTTATGTTGGTAAGGCAGCGGTTCTTAAGAATCGTGTACGTCAGTATTTTCAAGATTCGCGCGGGCGAGATAATAAAACTATGGCGCTGGTGGCGGAGATTTTTGATACTGATTGGATTGAAACTGAGAGTGAGGTTGATGCGCTATTTTTGGAAAGTGAGATGATCAAGCGTTATATGCCGCGATACAACGTTCTGTTGCGCGACGATAAGTCTCAGATGTATGTTCGGATTGATATGAAAAGTGATTGGCCGACGGTCAGTTTTACGCGGAATCCTGCCGATGATGGCGCAGATTATTTTGGTCCATTTTACAATGGTTTTGCGTTGAAAAAGGCATTGCGCTATTTGAGGCGAATTTTTCCGTATCTCACTCGCCAAAGACGACCTGGTCAATCAAAGTTGGATGAGGATTTGGGTTTAAGTCCGAAGATAAGTGATGGTTCGGACGCGTATAAAGCTGGTTTGCGTAAATTGATAAGTTATATTAAGGGAAATCGCAAGGCTATTGCTGTGGAGTTGGAACGTGATATGAAAACGGCTGCGGGGCTCCATGATTTTGAGCGGGCGGCAAGCCTGAGAAATAAGTTGCATGCCATGCAGGAGCTTCAGCGACGCGTTATGTTTGGCGATAAGGAATTTTTGGATATTTCAAAAGACAAGGCTCTGGCTGATTTAGCAAAACTACTTGGCTTGAGAAATATTCCAGTGCGAATTGAGGGTTATGATATTTCGCATATGAACGGACGTCAAGTCGTGGCGAGTATGGTAGTTTTTACGAATGGTGCAAGCGATCGTGCGGAATATCGCAAATTTAAGGTGGGTGAAAAAAACGACGATACTGGAAATATGTATGAGGTGATTTTTAGACGACTTGGCGAGCGAAATATCAAAAGCTGGGGTCGTCCGGATCTGTTGTTGATTGACGGCGGAAAGGGTCAACTTTCGGCGGCGATTAAGGCGAGGGATGAGCGCGGAATAAAATTGCCGATTATTAGCATCGCTAAGCGCGAGGAAGAAATTATTATTCATAAAACTGGCTCACAAATTGACGTAGCGCGCATTGAAGAGTTGCAAAAATCTATTCATCAGGATGTCTCTATTCACGAAGACAATGATGTGTATGTGGTAAATTTGCATCCTACTCAGCGCAACGCCGGATCTCATTCAAAGAATCTACGAGGCTCTGCTATTGATGACGGCTCCAGTCGGGACAATTTTACAAAAAGTTCTATTGCGACGACAGATATTGTTAAACTTTTCCAGCGGATTCGTGACGAGTCGCACCGATTTGCTGTGAGCTATCATACGGCGCTGAAGCGTCAAAATCAGACGAAAAACCAACTGGAAAAAATTCCGGGGATTGGCCCAAAGACACGCGCGAAATTGTTGAGGAAATTTGGCAGTGTGAAAAAAATTATTGAGGCAGATTATGTGGAATTACAGGCGGAAGTTGGTGCGAAAAAGGCAGATTTGATTAAACGATTATCTTAA
- a CDS encoding DUF488 domain-containing protein — MTKYKIERIYESTASDDSYRVLVDRLWPRGISKERAALDEWNKEIAPTDELRKWFNHDTEKFLEFSRRYMKELDNNPAAAEAKNNWNEQSAVTLLYGAKDTEHNQAIVLKKWLED, encoded by the coding sequence ATGACAAAGTATAAAATTGAACGGATTTATGAGTCGACTGCATCAGACGATAGTTATCGTGTGTTGGTCGATCGATTGTGGCCACGCGGAATTAGCAAAGAACGAGCTGCATTGGACGAGTGGAATAAAGAAATTGCCCCGACCGATGAATTACGTAAATGGTTTAACCATGATACAGAAAAATTCCTGGAATTTTCTCGCCGTTATATGAAGGAGCTAGATAATAATCCTGCGGCTGCCGAAGCAAAGAATAATTGGAACGAACAATCTGCAGTTACGCTGTTATATGGCGCCAAAGATACGGAACATAATCAGGCGATAGTTCTCAAAAAGTGGTTGGAAGATTAG
- a CDS encoding NUDIX hydrolase codes for MACRSIVGEMFSSFVRAIFRGTACVISLVFMIVPQKDRVRVIVYRDDGKILLVRGRFSRQKWALPGGGVKHNESYEQAAVRETLEEIGLNIHNLRYLGKANSHESYAKFSVRVFVAHASDYDIRCNFEMMEARWLNMNYLPEEYYALYVNKR; via the coding sequence ATGGCATGCAGATCAATAGTCGGCGAGATGTTTAGTTCATTCGTGCGGGCAATTTTTCGTGGAACTGCATGCGTCATATCGCTAGTTTTTATGATTGTACCGCAGAAGGACCGCGTACGAGTGATTGTTTATCGTGATGATGGTAAGATTTTGTTAGTTAGAGGTCGTTTTAGCCGCCAAAAGTGGGCTCTACCGGGAGGCGGGGTGAAGCATAATGAGAGTTATGAACAGGCTGCCGTTAGAGAAACCTTGGAAGAAATTGGATTAAATATACATAATCTGCGATATCTCGGAAAAGCTAATTCTCATGAATCATATGCCAAATTTTCAGTTCGAGTTTTTGTGGCGCATGCGTCTGACTATGACATAAGATGTAACTTTGAAATGATGGAAGCCCGGTGGCTTAATATGAATTATCTTCCTGAAGAATATTACGCTTTGTATGTTAATAAGCGTTAG
- a CDS encoding cupin domain-containing protein translates to MKGFSGNIEKLTLENDNFRQVLYTAKHCQLVLMSLPVGEEIGSEIHEENDQFFRFESGKGKVLIDSNEYDVSDGSAIIVPAGAEHNVINIGEEPLKLYTIYSPAHHKDGIVRATREEAEANEEDFDGVTTE, encoded by the coding sequence ATGAAGGGTTTTAGTGGAAATATCGAAAAACTTACGTTAGAAAATGATAATTTTCGTCAAGTTCTATATACTGCGAAGCATTGTCAATTGGTGTTGATGAGCCTGCCCGTTGGCGAGGAAATTGGTTCGGAGATTCACGAGGAGAATGATCAATTTTTCCGATTTGAGTCTGGCAAAGGTAAGGTTTTGATTGATAGTAATGAATATGACGTTTCTGACGGTAGTGCGATTATTGTGCCGGCGGGAGCTGAGCATAATGTGATAAATATCGGCGAGGAGCCACTTAAGCTTTATACTATTTATAGTCCAGCGCATCATAAAGATGGAATTGTTCGGGCAACGCGTGAAGAAGCAGAGGCTAACGAAGAAGATTTTGATGGTGTAACTACAGAATAG
- a CDS encoding thioredoxin family protein, which yields MALYEITTKQEFEDKVLKSDGPVLVDFWAPWCPPCRAMAPLLHQIAEETEFDIVKVDTEASQENAQLAMEYRVQGIPNMKIFVGGEKVAEMIGMKPKQTLIDALEKAAK from the coding sequence ATGGCTTTATATGAAATTACAACGAAGCAAGAATTCGAAGATAAGGTACTAAAAAGCGACGGTCCTGTACTAGTTGATTTTTGGGCGCCGTGGTGTCCGCCATGTCGTGCAATGGCGCCGCTTTTGCATCAAATTGCTGAAGAAACAGAGTTTGATATTGTTAAGGTTGACACTGAAGCAAGTCAGGAAAATGCGCAATTGGCTATGGAATACCGCGTGCAGGGAATTCCAAACATGAAGATTTTTGTTGGCGGCGAGAAAGTTGCTGAAATGATTGGCATGAAGCCGAAGCAGACGTTGATTGACGCTTTGGAAAAAGCTGCGAAATAA
- a CDS encoding Fur family transcriptional regulator has product MTQIVRRSTKYTNDVMAILKSKHHATNAEIAQELRNIHPEVSDTTVHRITQRLCGDGMIGLAPSTKKGCLRYDIRKDDHDHFVCSDCDGLMDIKIADEMRKQIAHEISDCYIDGPLVVTGVCKKCQKRRK; this is encoded by the coding sequence ATGACGCAAATTGTTAGGCGATCAACAAAATACACGAATGACGTGATGGCGATTTTAAAGAGTAAGCATCATGCGACGAATGCGGAAATTGCTCAGGAATTGCGGAACATTCATCCTGAAGTCAGCGATACGACTGTGCATCGAATAACTCAGCGCTTGTGTGGCGACGGGATGATTGGTTTGGCGCCATCGACCAAAAAGGGTTGCTTGCGATATGATATTCGTAAGGACGATCATGATCATTTTGTGTGTAGCGATTGTGATGGTCTGATGGATATTAAAATTGCCGATGAGATGAGAAAGCAGATTGCGCATGAAATTAGCGATTGTTATATTGACGGCCCGTTGGTTGTGACGGGAGTTTGTAAAAAATGCCAGAAAAGGAGGAAATAA